Proteins encoded together in one bacterium window:
- a CDS encoding alpha-ketoacid dehydrogenase subunit beta, translating to MYYSHAIRAALEEEMERDESVILIGEDIAAYGGAFKLTAGIAERFGRERVLNTPIAEGGFVGVAIGAAMAGLRPVAEIMFMDFITLAVDQLVNHAAKFRYQFGEQCRVPIVVRCPAGAGRGYGPTHSQSLERFFVATPGLRVVAPATAADAKGMLKSAIRCDDPVIFIESKILYGRQGEVPEGDYVTPLDQARVAREGTDVSLIAYSRMVEEALKAAEALAELGVEAEVLDLRSLAPLDTAAIQATAEKTGRAVVVEEGTLTGGVGAEVVARIMETSFDFLQAPPRRVAAADAPVPSARVLEQAVIPDYRTIAEAAAEVVAY from the coding sequence ATGTACTACTCCCACGCCATACGCGCCGCGCTCGAAGAGGAGATGGAGCGCGATGAGAGCGTCATCCTGATCGGCGAGGACATCGCCGCGTACGGCGGCGCGTTCAAGCTGACCGCCGGGATTGCCGAACGGTTCGGACGCGAGCGCGTGCTCAACACGCCCATCGCCGAGGGGGGCTTCGTGGGCGTGGCCATCGGCGCGGCCATGGCCGGCCTGCGGCCCGTGGCCGAGATCATGTTCATGGACTTCATCACCCTGGCGGTGGACCAGCTCGTCAACCATGCCGCCAAGTTCCGCTACCAGTTCGGCGAGCAGTGCCGCGTGCCGATCGTGGTGCGCTGCCCGGCCGGCGCGGGGCGGGGCTATGGGCCGACCCACTCGCAGAGTCTGGAGCGGTTCTTCGTCGCTACGCCGGGCCTGCGGGTCGTCGCCCCGGCCACGGCGGCCGATGCCAAGGGGATGCTCAAGAGCGCCATCCGCTGCGATGATCCCGTCATCTTCATCGAGAGCAAGATCCTGTACGGGCGGCAGGGGGAAGTCCCCGAGGGCGACTATGTGACACCGCTGGATCAGGCGCGCGTGGCGCGTGAGGGCACGGATGTCAGCCTGATTGCTTATTCGCGGATGGTCGAGGAGGCCCTGAAGGCGGCGGAGGCACTGGCCGAGCTTGGTGTCGAGGCGGAGGTCCTCGACCTGCGCAGCCTGGCGCCGCTGGACACGGCCGCCATACAGGCAACGGCGGAGAAGACGGGGCGGGCAGTGGTCGTCGAGGAGGGGACACTGACCGGCGGGGTGGGGGCGGAGGTCGTGGCGCGCATCATGGAGACGAGCTTCGACTTCCTGCAGGCGCCGCCGCGGCGTGTGGCGGCGGCCGACGCGCCGGTTCCGTCCGCCCGCGTGCTCGAGCAGGCCGTCATCCCCGACTACCGCACCATCGCCGAGGCGGCGGCGGAGGTGGTGGCGTATTAG
- a CDS encoding PEP-CTERM sorting domain-containing protein (PEP-CTERM proteins occur, often in large numbers, in the proteomes of bacteria that also encode an exosortase, a predicted intramembrane cysteine proteinase. The presence of a PEP-CTERM domain at a protein's C-terminus predicts cleavage within the sorting domain, followed by covalent anchoring to some some component of the (usually Gram-negative) cell surface. Many PEP-CTERM proteins exhibit an unusual sequence composition that includes large numbers of potential glycosylation sites. Expression of one such protein has been shown restore the ability of a bacterium to form floc, a type of biofilm.): MSESAEPPRESWWRRTRRRAGCLAGCLTEPLVILGLVVGGLFAGWLWKRKRRPAPESPAAEDVETHG; encoded by the coding sequence ATGAGCGAATCGGCAGAGCCTCCGCGCGAGTCATGGTGGCGGCGGACACGCCGCCGGGCGGGATGCCTGGCCGGCTGCCTGACTGAGCCTCTGGTCATCCTCGGTCTGGTCGTGGGTGGTCTGTTTGCGGGGTGGCTGTGGAAGCGCAAGAGACGCCCGGCTCCGGAGTCCCCGGCGGCCGAGGATGTGGAGACGCATGGCTGA
- a CDS encoding lytic transglycosylase domain-containing protein codes for MRHHIVAMGLVLLAGSCLPAAEAPMKDNAREYLALRATLQATTLDAMQAGGPRSPWRGKTVEVYGRIVGRTAGSAARATPATIMLQFPGVRELLLLDVPDEQGPAAIDNIVHVLAQLPANAKPTDRFTVKAIILEADLPAAEQRYAADTANNPTPVAGAISQQVGTSTGVKEGKNAPDAVETPAPPAPPAPPQQTATRPGSQMPTPQLKGVSDNTVGVWKQWVRRMNSKLTDSQLELIVRSVIYYSALYGVDHRLSFSMIKCESDFDPSCLSHAGASGLCQLMPGTAAGLGVDRWDIEQNIMGGIKYLSDQLHAYSNRSNYEQFALGLASYNAGPGAVKRAGGVPNIPETVRYVKKVGDLFVQLYRTMP; via the coding sequence ATGCGCCATCACATCGTAGCCATGGGGCTGGTACTGTTGGCTGGCTCGTGCCTGCCGGCGGCGGAAGCCCCGATGAAGGACAATGCCCGCGAGTACCTGGCGCTGCGGGCCACGCTGCAGGCAACGACGCTTGACGCCATGCAGGCCGGCGGCCCGCGCAGCCCCTGGCGCGGCAAGACTGTCGAGGTGTACGGGCGGATCGTGGGGCGAACGGCGGGCTCGGCGGCCCGCGCCACCCCCGCGACCATCATGCTGCAGTTCCCCGGCGTGCGCGAGTTGCTGCTCCTCGACGTTCCCGACGAGCAGGGCCCGGCCGCGATTGACAACATCGTCCATGTCCTGGCGCAACTGCCCGCCAACGCCAAGCCGACTGACCGGTTCACGGTGAAGGCCATCATCCTGGAAGCCGACCTACCAGCGGCCGAGCAACGCTACGCGGCCGACACGGCCAACAACCCGACGCCCGTGGCCGGGGCGATCAGCCAGCAGGTGGGCACCAGCACTGGCGTCAAGGAAGGCAAGAACGCGCCCGATGCTGTCGAGACGCCGGCTCCTCCCGCTCCTCCCGCCCCCCCACAGCAGACCGCGACGCGACCGGGATCGCAGATGCCCACCCCGCAGCTCAAGGGCGTCTCGGACAATACGGTCGGTGTCTGGAAGCAGTGGGTCCGCCGGATGAACTCGAAGCTGACCGACAGCCAACTGGAGCTGATCGTCCGGTCGGTCATCTACTACTCGGCGCTGTACGGCGTGGACCACCGGCTGTCGTTCTCGATGATCAAGTGCGAATCCGACTTCGACCCGAGCTGCCTGTCGCATGCCGGGGCGTCGGGTCTGTGCCAGCTCATGCCGGGGACCGCCGCGGGCCTGGGCGTGGACCGCTGGGACATCGAGCAGAACATCATGGGGGGGATCAAGTACCTGTCGGATCAACTGCACGCCTACTCGAACCGTTCGAACTACGAGCAGTTCGCGCTGGGTCTGGCGTCCTACAACGCCGGGCCGGGGGCAGTCAAGCGCGCCGGGGGCGTCCCCAACATCCCTGAGACCGTGCGGTATGTGAAGAAGGTGGGGGACCTGTTCGTGCAGTTGTACCGGACGATGCCGTGA
- a CDS encoding HEAT repeat domain-containing protein has product MDSQSQPRRGLASLLGDVVAVVASAAPDEARAGLLVQMLGHDNPTIVWGALQELARVGQADAIEAIEPLLSHGDVTIRRAAEEALRRIEQRTGPGGRTAAGGSVRASSHQPPAPPPPPPPVAAVPLRPRPPYVPPPIGPTAWPPAPPPPPPPPPPVPTAAPVRAPTPQRGRAAPPPPAPRPAPRPAPAPAPTEMSGNVTSTAPVQEQRAATAHAPELTERQVMGGMLPLPASMAATVPDLPALGPIAEGRPPLPDLAPIPPAGGSWSETLSPEP; this is encoded by the coding sequence ATGGACAGTCAGTCCCAACCGAGGCGGGGTCTGGCCAGCTTGCTGGGTGACGTCGTGGCGGTGGTCGCCAGCGCCGCGCCCGACGAGGCCCGGGCCGGCCTGCTGGTGCAGATGCTGGGTCACGACAACCCGACGATCGTGTGGGGGGCGCTGCAGGAACTGGCGCGCGTCGGTCAAGCCGACGCCATCGAGGCGATCGAGCCCCTGCTGTCACACGGCGATGTGACGATCCGGCGCGCGGCCGAGGAGGCGCTGCGCCGCATTGAGCAACGCACAGGGCCGGGAGGCCGAACGGCAGCCGGGGGAAGTGTGCGCGCGAGCAGCCACCAGCCACCGGCGCCGCCCCCACCGCCCCCGCCTGTTGCCGCCGTGCCGTTGCGCCCGCGCCCGCCGTATGTCCCGCCTCCCATTGGGCCGACCGCATGGCCACCGGCGCCGCCGCCCCCTCCTCCGCCCCCGCCGCCCGTGCCGACGGCAGCGCCTGTTCGAGCGCCGACGCCGCAGCGGGGCCGAGCTGCACCGCCGCCGCCCGCCCCCAGGCCGGCGCCCAGGCCCGCGCCGGCGCCCGCCCCGACCGAGATGAGCGGGAACGTCACGAGCACGGCGCCGGTGCAGGAGCAGCGCGCAGCCACCGCACACGCGCCTGAGCTGACCGAACGGCAGGTCATGGGCGGGATGCTGCCACTGCCGGCGAGCATGGCCGCGACCGTGCCCGATCTGCCGGCGCTGGGGCCCATTGCCGAGGGGCGGCCGCCGCTGCCGGACCTGGCGCCCATCCCACCGGCCGGAGGATCCTGGTCCGAGACCCTGAGCCCTGAGCCGTGA
- a CDS encoding thiamine pyrophosphate-dependent dehydrogenase E1 component subunit alpha yields the protein MSIPPQEAVAHYRLMLLIRRFEERLADLFSEGVITGTSHFCVGQEACAVGAVAALQPDDLVTSNHRGHGHFLAKGADPGRLLAELSGKATGYSGGRGGSQHMADFSLGFLGSNGITGGMIPIATGAALAQKRLGTGRVVLCFFSDGASGTGAFHEAVNMGAIWDLPIVYLLENNAYAMSTPTAEAFRVGDLAERAVAYGIPGVSVDGNDYFAVREAAAAAVARARAGAGPTLIEAKTYRCCGHSKSDRREYCPVDELAHWQERDPLRLMRQALEQQGLLDEARVQEIAAEVESGLEAAAEFARSSPDPDPTTAAQGVFAGLTGS from the coding sequence GTGAGCATTCCCCCCCAGGAAGCCGTGGCCCACTACCGGCTGATGCTGCTCATCCGCCGCTTCGAGGAGCGGCTGGCGGACCTGTTCAGCGAGGGCGTCATCACCGGCACCTCGCACTTCTGCGTGGGGCAGGAAGCCTGTGCCGTCGGGGCGGTCGCGGCCCTGCAGCCCGATGACCTCGTGACCTCCAATCACCGCGGCCATGGCCACTTCCTGGCCAAGGGGGCAGACCCGGGGCGGCTGCTGGCCGAGCTGTCCGGCAAGGCCACGGGCTACTCGGGCGGACGCGGCGGGTCGCAGCACATGGCCGACTTCAGCCTTGGCTTCCTGGGCTCCAACGGCATCACCGGGGGCATGATCCCCATCGCCACCGGCGCGGCGCTGGCTCAGAAGCGCCTGGGGACCGGCCGGGTCGTACTGTGCTTTTTCAGCGACGGCGCCTCCGGGACCGGGGCCTTCCACGAAGCGGTCAACATGGGCGCCATCTGGGACCTGCCCATCGTGTACCTCCTGGAGAACAACGCCTACGCGATGAGTACGCCCACAGCCGAGGCGTTCCGGGTCGGCGATCTCGCAGAGCGTGCGGTGGCCTATGGCATCCCGGGCGTGAGCGTAGACGGCAACGACTACTTCGCCGTGCGGGAGGCGGCGGCCGCCGCTGTGGCCCGGGCGCGTGCCGGGGCCGGGCCGACGCTCATCGAGGCCAAGACTTACCGGTGCTGCGGACACTCCAAGAGTGACAGGCGCGAGTACTGCCCGGTGGACGAACTGGCCCACTGGCAGGAGCGCGACCCACTGCGACTGATGCGGCAGGCGCTGGAGCAGCAGGGGTTGCTGGATGAGGCGCGGGTCCAGGAGATTGCGGCCGAGGTCGAGAGCGGCCTGGAGGCGGCGGCCGAGTTCGCCCGCTCGAGTCCCGATCCCGATCCGACGACCGCCGCGCAGGGCGTGTTCGCCGGCCTGACAGGCAGTTGA
- a CDS encoding glycosyltransferase family 2 protein has translation MWRRPTRRFRPPACSSRPSSPTTAPSPRRRRRWWRISTTLIVVSYNKRPYTELCLRGQLDCTPPPDQIVVVDNGSNDGSVEMLAQVQAEARRQGLGFEVILNTGNVGACTARNQGLEIATGDLIGFMDNDVAVRHRSWLAGLAAVLQGSEANGIVGPKLVYPFAPYDVECAGAAISRGGRVQYRGRGSALDAPRWNEPTEVQCLISACWLMKREVVAQVGGLDEAFNPAQFEDFDFCYRARQAGWKVLVEPSVEMYHFENVTTDGSPDVKFRYVTMRNWVEFKRRWREVYEQEDGPDESDCGWAALETRPLEKTGVPPMV, from the coding sequence GTGTGGCGGCGGCCGACGCGCCGGTTCCGTCCGCCCGCGTGCTCGAGCAGGCCGTCATCCCCGACTACCGCACCATCGCCGAGGCGGCGGCGGAGGTGGTGGCGTATTAGCACCACCCTCATCGTCGTCAGCTACAACAAGCGTCCGTACACGGAGCTATGCCTGCGCGGGCAGCTTGACTGCACGCCACCGCCCGACCAGATCGTCGTCGTGGACAACGGCTCGAACGACGGCAGTGTCGAGATGCTGGCGCAGGTGCAGGCCGAGGCGCGCCGGCAGGGGCTGGGCTTCGAGGTCATTCTCAACACGGGTAATGTCGGGGCATGCACGGCCCGCAACCAGGGCCTGGAGATCGCGACCGGCGACCTGATCGGCTTCATGGACAACGATGTCGCCGTGCGACACCGGAGCTGGCTGGCCGGGCTGGCGGCGGTGTTGCAGGGCTCGGAGGCGAACGGGATCGTGGGGCCGAAGCTGGTGTACCCCTTCGCGCCATACGACGTCGAGTGCGCCGGGGCGGCCATCTCGCGGGGCGGGCGCGTGCAGTACCGAGGGCGCGGCAGCGCGCTTGACGCTCCGCGCTGGAACGAACCTACCGAGGTCCAGTGCCTGATCAGTGCCTGCTGGCTGATGAAGCGGGAAGTGGTCGCGCAGGTCGGGGGCCTCGACGAGGCGTTCAACCCGGCGCAGTTCGAGGACTTCGACTTCTGCTACCGGGCGCGCCAGGCGGGGTGGAAGGTACTGGTCGAGCCCTCGGTAGAAATGTATCATTTCGAGAACGTCACGACCGACGGTTCGCCGGATGTGAAGTTCCGCTATGTCACGATGAGGAACTGGGTGGAATTCAAGCGACGCTGGCGGGAGGTGTACGAGCAGGAAGACGGCCCGGACGAGAGCGACTGCGGGTGGGCGGCGCTGGAGACGCGGCCTCTGGAGAAGACAGGCGTGCCGCCGATGGTTTGA
- a CDS encoding beta-ketoacyl-[acyl-carrier-protein] synthase family protein: MKRVVVTGLGAVTPLGQSVPVFWQRLCAGERGLRRISRFDPTGLRNELGGEVCDWRFDTESFGLMQAPDLATQFLLQAAREAVGDAGLEGRGTSPRPTVGAVLSTNFGGGESWEEWCRVLRDGAPFTPPLRGGQGGDAVLPPAPSCARSRARKGGGNGPFTEFAFHTALGHLREVFGLEGPLSLLSIACASGAAAIGYALDLIRAGEATAMLAGGHDALAPTPLSGLSTLHTITAEDIRPFSADRSGTLFGEGAAVLMLEELEHARARGAHVYAEVLGSWQNNNAYHLTAPDPGGAGMARVLESALADAGLPPEQLEYINAHGTGTKPHDAAETEAIKTVLGTHAYEIPVSSIKGAIAHLMGAAGAIEAIATVQTIATDVVPPTVNYREPDPECDLNIVPNVAQEASVQYAATISAGVGGSNACVVFGPPPASEPGTRAQVPAASPRPTWRRVVITGVAPISAIGIGREDFAAGLREGREGRRPPERLVEGHDLPLLAECLDFVVEDYLESEKTYLDRCSELALAACALAWQDAGLDWRSLSRPLVGLCLGTAYGCLDSMQNMTDRVQSKGVRFGSPVIFTHSFANSPTSLAAIEYEMQGPTSTFCVGDVSAGSALDYAWRLVADGRAEVMLAGGVEALSLPLVVARSIAPSSGAMNRATTPGEGACMLVLESAEHAQARGAAVLAEIVACSLQEAGEGAAAKEPWRAPEQLGHTFGAALALDLAAGLLADAPAEFVVQRRDPAGCSAAITVRRLS, translated from the coding sequence ATGAAACGTGTAGTGGTGACAGGTCTGGGCGCCGTGACTCCGCTGGGACAGAGCGTGCCTGTCTTCTGGCAGCGGCTGTGCGCGGGCGAACGCGGGTTGCGGCGCATCAGCCGCTTCGACCCTACCGGCCTGCGCAATGAGCTGGGCGGGGAGGTCTGCGACTGGCGCTTCGACACCGAGAGCTTCGGGCTGATGCAGGCGCCTGACCTGGCGACACAGTTCCTGCTGCAGGCAGCGCGGGAAGCAGTGGGCGATGCCGGCCTCGAGGGGCGGGGTACGAGCCCCCGCCCTACAGTCGGGGCGGTGCTGTCCACGAACTTTGGCGGTGGGGAGTCGTGGGAGGAATGGTGTCGGGTTCTGCGGGATGGCGCTCCCTTCACCCCCCCCCTTAGGGGGGGGCAGGGGGGGGACGCCGTCCTACCCCCTGCCCCCTCGTGCGCTCGCTCGCGAGCGCGGAAGGGAGGGGGGAACGGCCCCTTCACTGAGTTCGCCTTCCATACGGCGCTCGGGCACTTGCGCGAGGTGTTCGGGCTGGAGGGGCCGCTGAGCCTGCTGTCCATCGCCTGTGCCTCGGGGGCCGCGGCCATCGGCTATGCCCTGGATCTGATCCGCGCCGGGGAAGCAACGGCCATGCTGGCGGGGGGGCATGATGCGCTGGCGCCCACGCCCCTGTCCGGCCTCTCGACCCTCCACACGATCACGGCTGAGGACATCCGGCCCTTCTCCGCCGACCGCAGCGGCACCCTGTTTGGCGAGGGCGCCGCAGTGCTGATGCTCGAAGAGCTGGAACATGCCCGGGCGCGCGGCGCGCATGTATATGCCGAAGTCCTCGGCTCGTGGCAGAACAACAACGCCTACCATCTGACCGCCCCCGATCCCGGCGGGGCGGGCATGGCGCGGGTGCTGGAGTCGGCCCTGGCCGACGCCGGCCTGCCGCCCGAGCAGCTTGAGTACATCAACGCCCACGGCACCGGCACCAAGCCCCATGACGCGGCCGAGACCGAGGCCATCAAGACCGTGCTGGGCACCCACGCCTACGAGATCCCTGTCAGCTCCATCAAGGGCGCGATCGCGCATCTCATGGGGGCGGCGGGGGCCATCGAGGCCATCGCCACGGTCCAGACCATCGCGACCGATGTCGTGCCCCCGACCGTCAACTACCGCGAGCCCGACCCCGAGTGCGACCTGAATATCGTACCCAACGTAGCGCAGGAGGCGTCGGTGCAGTATGCAGCGACGATCTCGGCAGGCGTAGGCGGCAGCAACGCCTGCGTGGTTTTCGGGCCGCCGCCGGCGAGCGAACCGGGCACGAGGGCACAGGTTCCTGCCGCTAGCCCCCGCCCTACATGGCGTCGCGTCGTCATCACCGGGGTGGCGCCGATCAGCGCCATCGGCATCGGGCGTGAGGACTTCGCCGCCGGCTTGCGCGAAGGCCGCGAGGGACGCCGACCGCCGGAACGGCTGGTCGAGGGCCATGACCTGCCGCTGCTGGCCGAATGCCTCGACTTCGTGGTCGAGGACTACCTGGAGAGCGAGAAGACCTATCTGGACCGCTGCTCGGAGCTGGCACTGGCGGCCTGCGCGCTGGCCTGGCAGGACGCGGGGCTGGACTGGCGCTCCCTGTCGCGCCCGCTGGTGGGGCTGTGCCTGGGCACGGCGTACGGCTGCCTGGACTCGATGCAGAACATGACCGACCGGGTGCAGAGCAAGGGTGTGCGCTTCGGCTCCCCTGTCATCTTCACCCACTCGTTCGCCAACAGCCCCACCAGCCTGGCGGCCATCGAGTATGAGATGCAGGGCCCGACCTCGACCTTCTGCGTGGGGGACGTGTCGGCAGGCAGCGCCCTCGACTATGCGTGGCGGTTGGTGGCCGATGGGCGGGCCGAGGTGATGCTGGCCGGTGGGGTAGAGGCGCTGAGCCTGCCGCTGGTAGTGGCGCGATCCATCGCGCCAAGCTCCGGCGCGATGAATCGCGCCACTACGCCCGGGGAGGGGGCGTGTATGCTGGTGTTAGAGAGTGCCGAACATGCGCAGGCACGGGGCGCGGCGGTGCTGGCTGAGATCGTGGCATGCTCGCTGCAGGAGGCGGGGGAGGGGGCGGCGGCGAAGGAGCCCTGGCGCGCGCCGGAGCAGCTCGGGCACACGTTCGGGGCCGCGCTGGCGCTGGACCTGGCCGCGGGGTTGCTGGCGGACGCGCCGGCGGAGTTCGTGGTGCAGCGGCGCGATCCGGCCGGCTGCAGCGCCGCCATCACCGTACGGAGACTGTCGTGA
- a CDS encoding class I SAM-dependent methyltransferase: MRDSRLIEPANEYEEWLLEFDRRDIDAADPRSQWALKYRSRLQRALRALADLPEGAVVLEAGCSQANASLLAAERGLRAVGLDREWRALAYARRKHERGDLALLCGQAEHLPLGDETCAAVLALEILEHLPDPSAALREMRRVLRPGGRLIISTPNADFAHERLPSYARRPPTPAAGQGADAEGHLFAFTPAELRELVRGAGFAVCAAGYEGSMVMSDRLCLNRILPPATLLRLSRLLNRCPGARRVSYGCFVVATRADRPGPTCGAQ; encoded by the coding sequence ATGAGGGACAGCCGGCTGATCGAGCCCGCCAATGAATACGAGGAGTGGCTGCTGGAGTTCGACCGGCGCGACATTGACGCGGCCGATCCGCGCAGCCAGTGGGCACTGAAGTACCGCAGCCGCCTGCAGCGGGCGCTGCGGGCGCTGGCGGACCTGCCGGAGGGGGCAGTGGTGCTGGAGGCCGGGTGCTCCCAGGCCAATGCGAGCTTGCTGGCGGCGGAACGGGGGCTGCGAGCCGTGGGGCTGGATCGCGAGTGGCGAGCCCTGGCCTACGCCCGCCGGAAGCATGAGCGCGGCGACCTGGCGCTCCTATGTGGCCAGGCTGAGCATCTACCGCTGGGCGACGAGACCTGCGCGGCCGTCCTGGCGCTGGAGATTCTCGAGCACCTCCCCGATCCCTCGGCCGCGCTCCGGGAGATGCGGCGCGTCCTGCGTCCCGGCGGGCGACTGATCATCAGCACCCCGAACGCCGACTTCGCCCACGAACGGCTGCCCAGCTATGCCCGCCGGCCGCCGACGCCGGCGGCGGGGCAGGGGGCCGATGCCGAGGGCCACCTGTTCGCCTTCACGCCGGCGGAACTGCGGGAGTTGGTGCGTGGCGCGGGGTTCGCGGTGTGCGCCGCGGGGTACGAGGGCTCCATGGTGATGTCCGACCGGCTGTGTCTGAATCGCATTCTACCGCCGGCGACCTTGCTGCGCCTGAGCCGGTTGCTCAACCGGTGCCCGGGGGCGCGGCGCGTGTCCTACGGGTGCTTTGTGGTAGCGACGAGAGCCGACAGGCCCGGTCCCACGTGTGGAGCCCAGTAG
- a CDS encoding 3-oxoacyl-ACP reductase FabG, giving the protein MADLSGRRALVTGASRGLGRAIALKLAECGADVAVNYVKSEAAAQEAVAAIVGMGRRAVAVQADVADEAAVKRMVAQTVAELGGLDILVNNAGLVQDQYLAFMSAEQFRHVLDVCLTGAFFCSKAAVRHMMKGKWGRVVNISSDAGLMGDIQRANYAAAKAGMIGLTKSLAREMAAQGITANAVAPGIIETDLTADMPGPRREGLLEIIPLKRFGRPEEVAALVAFLCSEQASYVTGQVLGVDGGLRM; this is encoded by the coding sequence ATGGCTGATCTGAGCGGTCGGCGGGCGCTGGTGACGGGGGCCTCGCGCGGGCTGGGGCGGGCGATTGCCCTGAAGCTCGCGGAATGCGGCGCCGACGTGGCCGTCAACTATGTGAAGAGCGAAGCAGCCGCGCAGGAAGCCGTCGCCGCCATCGTGGGCATGGGGCGCCGGGCCGTCGCGGTGCAGGCTGATGTCGCCGACGAGGCCGCCGTCAAGCGGATGGTGGCGCAGACGGTGGCGGAACTGGGCGGCCTGGACATCCTCGTCAACAACGCCGGTCTGGTGCAGGATCAGTACCTGGCCTTCATGAGCGCTGAGCAGTTCCGCCATGTGCTGGACGTGTGCCTGACCGGGGCGTTCTTTTGCAGCAAGGCCGCCGTGCGACACATGATGAAGGGCAAGTGGGGGCGGGTCGTCAACATCTCGTCTGATGCCGGGCTGATGGGTGACATCCAGCGGGCCAACTATGCCGCGGCCAAGGCGGGGATGATCGGCCTGACCAAGTCACTGGCGCGCGAGATGGCCGCACAGGGCATCACTGCCAACGCGGTGGCGCCGGGGATCATTGAGACGGACCTGACAGCCGACATGCCGGGCCCCAGGCGCGAGGGACTGCTGGAGATCATCCCCCTGAAGCGCTTCGGCCGCCCGGAGGAAGTGGCGGCTCTCGTCGCCTTCCTGTGTTCGGAGCAGGCGTCGTATGTGACCGGGCAGGTGCTGGGGGTAGACGGCGGGCTGCGCATGTGA
- a CDS encoding gamma-glutamyl-gamma-aminobutyrate hydrolase family protein has translation MPPIIAILANQQQTAVGDFSLHDFTPRAYIDALFAAGAVPFILPLLSDAAGIAALLDRADGLLVTGGADVSPDLYGEQPLPALGSVTPLRDQLDQIALRLAGERDLPVLGICRGIQSMAVFAGGSLAQDIPSQVPNALQHSQKAPGWYGTHEIEIAPDSLLARLTGRPKAMVNSFHHQAVRDLPPGYVATAHTADGVTEAIEKPEASFCLGLQFHPELMAPRHDFIAAIFRGFVTTAG, from the coding sequence ATGCCCCCTATCATCGCCATTCTCGCCAACCAGCAGCAGACCGCCGTCGGAGACTTCTCGCTCCACGACTTCACCCCCCGCGCCTACATTGACGCTCTGTTCGCCGCCGGCGCAGTGCCGTTCATTCTACCGCTGCTGAGCGATGCCGCCGGCATCGCCGCGCTGCTGGACCGCGCGGACGGCCTCCTCGTAACCGGCGGGGCGGACGTGTCGCCAGACCTGTACGGTGAGCAGCCGCTCCCGGCCCTCGGCTCTGTCACGCCCCTGCGCGACCAACTGGACCAGATCGCGCTGCGTCTCGCCGGGGAGCGGGACCTGCCGGTCCTGGGCATCTGCCGGGGCATCCAGTCCATGGCCGTCTTCGCCGGCGGTAGCCTCGCTCAGGACATCCCGTCGCAGGTCCCCAATGCCCTCCAGCACAGCCAGAAGGCCCCCGGCTGGTACGGCACCCACGAGATCGAGATCGCGCCGGACTCGCTGCTGGCGAGGCTCACCGGCCGCCCGAAGGCGATGGTCAACAGCTTCCATCACCAGGCGGTACGCGATCTGCCGCCCGGCTACGTCGCCACGGCTCACACCGCCGACGGCGTGACCGAGGCCATCGAAAAGCCCGAGGCAAGCTTCTGCCTCGGGCTACAGTTCCATCCCGAACTCATGGCCCCGCGTCATGACTTCATCGCCGCGATCTTCCGGGGGTTCGTCACGACGGCCGGATAG